Proteins found in one Sardina pilchardus chromosome 3, fSarPil1.1, whole genome shotgun sequence genomic segment:
- the mrpl38 gene encoding 39S ribosomal protein L38, mitochondrial — MATAMRRLVWITADVCVNINNVRGLGTTASLYGRVPPPGPMPNEDIDAKNLESLEKYRSYARYLRASQAASKKPVWWKTYKQYLDAENPDKDVERVDIGLPFRKPSRLQQVRERNRVMKENRRNTELERATRLRTFQIPLHRVKEEWEKTNGPHHIRRLAEHYGIYRDLFPMAFFVPRVTMCVSYSEDASTSVHYGNQLPASVAGAPPKVTFEAEEGSLWTLLLTCPDEHLLDGDQEYVHWLVGNIPGSAVTSGQEVCHYLPPFPAKGTGFHRFVFILFKQDAAVDYSEDVRLSPCYSLKERTFQTVEFYRKYQDVLTPASLAFFQSQWDESVTGTFHTLLNMKEPVFEYERPPIYHPPQKKFPHRQPLRYLDRYRDGKEHTYGNRY, encoded by the exons ATGGCTACCGCCATGCGAAGGTTAGTGTGGATAACAGCAGATGTATGCGTAAACATTAATAATGTAAGAGGACTTGGAACGACAG CCTCTTTATATGGGAGAGTTCCTCCCCCGGGACCTATGCCAAATGAAGACATAGATGCGAAAAACCTTGAATCACTAGAGAAGTATCGCAGCTATGCACGGTACCTCAGAGCATCACAGGCGGCGAGCAAGAAGCCTGTGTGGTGGAAGACATATAAGCAATACCTAGATGCAGAAAATCCTGACAAAG ATGTAGAGCGTGTTGACATAGGCCTGCCTTTCAGAAAGCCCTCACGTCTGCAGCAAGTACGGGAGAGAAACCGCGTGATGAAAGAGAACAGACGCAACACCGAGCTGGAGAGAGCTACACGCCTGCGCACAT TTCAAATCCCTCTGCACCGTGTGAAGGAGGAATGGGAGAAAACCAACGGGCCTCATCACATCCGGAGGCTGGCGGAGCACTACGGAATCTACCGGGACCTCTTCCCCATGGCTTTCTTCGTGCCACGCGTGACGATGTGCGTGAGCTACAGCGAGGATGCCAGCACCTCTGTGCACTATGGCAACCAGTTACCAGCGTCAGTG GCTGGCGCTCCTCCTAAGGTCACTTTTGAGGCAGAAGAGGGCTCGCTGTGGACTCTTCTACTCACATGTCCAG ACGAGCATCTACTGGATGGGGACCAGGAGTATGTCCACTGGCTGGT TGGGAATATCCCAGGAAGTGCAGTGACATCAGGACAGGAAGTATGTCATTACCTGCCGCCCTTCCCAGCCAAGGGCACGGGCTTCCACAGATTCGTATTCATTCTGTTCAAGCAGGACGCCGCAGTGGACTACTCTGAAGACGTCAGGCTGTCGCCATG CTATAGTCTGAAGGAACGCACCTTTCAGACCGTCGAGTTCTACCGCAAGTACCAGGATGTGCTGACGCCCGCCTCGCTGGCCTTCTTCCAGAGCCAATGGGACGAGTCGGTGACCGGCACCTTCCACACGCTGCTCA ACATGAAGGAGCCTGTGTTTGAGTACGAGCGTCCGCCCATTTACCACCCCCCCCAGAAGAAGTTCCCCCACCGCCAGCCCCTGCGCTACCTGGACCGCTACCGCGACGGGAAGGAACACACCTATGGCAACAGATACTAA
- the wbp2 gene encoding WW domain-binding protein 2 translates to MALNKNSSESGGVIINNSESVLMSYENVELAFCEAERLPDAFKKSRKGGVYLTPYRVIFLAKGKEALQSFMMPFYLMKGCEVKQPVLGANYIKGTVGAEPGGGWEGTATFKLIFSAGGAIEFGQHMLHVAAQASKGQPVLGDFGNCPYMAANGACAYPPPPSNGMYASGPPPGYSYPPGGFYPNPPAFDGPAAYMPPPPYSAPLGQSPQGLDLPKTTAAEAKAAEAAASSTSTVSPSHVYLPEDKPPPYSPPEDKKNQ, encoded by the exons ATGGCCCTAAATAAGAATAGCTCGGAGTCTGGTGGCGTCATCATAAACAACAGCGAAAG tGTCTTGATGAGCTATGAGAATGTGGAGCTGGCTTTTTGCGAAGCAGAACGTCTCCCTGATGCCTTCAAGAAGAGTAGGAAGGGAGGTGTCTACCTTACCCCATACAGG GTGATCTTCCTGGCGAAGGGAAAAGAGGCCCTGCAGTCGTTTATGATGCCCTTCTACCTGATGAAAGGCTGTGAGGTCAAACAGCCTGTACTGGGGGCCAACTACATCAAGGGGACAGTCGGCGCAGAACCAGGGg GAGGCTGGGAAGGCACCGCCACCTTCAAGCTGATCTTCTCTGCAGGCGGAGCCATCGAGTTCGGCCAGCACATGCTGCATGTGGCCGCCCAGG CATCCAAAGGGCAGCCGGTTCTGGGCGACTTTGGGAACTGTCCCTACATGGCGGCCAATGGCGCGTGTGcttaccctcctcctccatccaatGGGATGTACGCCTCTGGGCCCCCCCCTGGCTACAGTTACCCCCCAG GCGGGTTCTATCCCAACCCCCCAGCGTTCGACGGCCCGGCCGCCTACATGCCCCCCCCGCCATACTCCGCCCCCCTGGGCCAGTCGCCACAGGGCCTGGACCTGCCCAAAACAACCGCGG cggaGGCTAAGGCAGCGGAGGCGGCAGCCAGTTCTACTAGCACCGTGTCTCCATCTCATGTGTATCTGCCAGAG GACAAGCCTCCCCCCTACTCCCCACCTGAGGACAAGAAGAACCAGTAG
- the trim65 gene encoding E3 ubiquitin-protein ligase TRIM65, translated as MESDNLCCAICIEKFRVPVTIPCGHTFCQQCISKLWDTKEEKGSVSQCPLCNEEFPTRPALKRNVSLSMLTEATVSVSRELPSVSRAERPDPEQEFCGRHDKPLVIYCKTERRCVCYECAITACKNHEHVVVEEERKSREAGLKKKAVEIKKHMEETEKNIVKLTENIANAKVSYQQTAQWMDLRFCDLLKVLQEKQEATQSYVAQEQEAALGQAQERLEELQERSQRLQQSHEQIAEFRTLPHSRLIQESRLVEVPQMQDVPVDVNVNLQDRLAGVTDILTRISKLVLEDLVKAMDTAIGQDKQGSPQDKKPTLAVVPSPATPSYPGGREGLSEYRCSLTFDPRTANSHLQLSLSNRRAEHLTTGPRPVPVDKARFDHTWQVLCHEGFHRGRHYWELEVSKPWAYLGVTYQAIPRKEKGKQCMVGMNELSWSLQLDERQLSAWHAGRRETVAAATHHPPHLPLRVGMLLDYEAGTLTYYGEGQARLHAFHCAFSQELFPACWIGEGVSVTLCPP; from the exons ATGGAGTCTGACAATTTGTGTTGCGCCATCTGCATAGAGAAATTTCGAGTGCCTGTCACCATCCCATGCGGTCACACTTTCTGTCAGCAATGTATCAGTAAGCTGTGGGACACCAAGGAGGAAAAGGGCAGTGTGTCTCAGTGTCCACTCTGCAACGAAGAGTTCCCGACCAGACCGGCGCTGAAGAGGAACGTCTCGCTGTCCATGCTGACTGAAGCCACGGTGTCCGTTTCCAGAGAGCTGCCCTCGGTGTCCAGGGCAGAACGGCCTGATCCGGAGCAGGAGTTCTGCGGTCGGCACGACAAACCTCTGGTCATTTACTGCAAGACTGAAAGGAGATGCGTGTGCTACGAATGCGCCATCACTGCCTGTAAAAATCATGAACATGTGGtagtggaagaggagaggaaaagtaGAGAG GCTGGCCTGAAGAAGAAGGCGGTGGAGATCAAAAAGCAcatggaggagacagagaaaaacattgTGAAACTGACGGAGAACATCGCCAACGCTAAA GTATCGTACCAGCAGACGGCCCAGTGGATGGACCTGCGGTTCTGTGACCTGCTGAAGGTCCTGCAGGAGAAGCAGGAGGCGACCCAGAGCTACGTGGCGCAGGAGCAGGAGGCGGCGCTGGGCCAGGCCCAGGAGCGGctggaggagctgcaggagcgCTCACAGAGACTCCAGCAGAGCCACGAGCAGATCGCAGAGTTCAGGACGCTACCGCACAGCAGGCTCATACAG gagTCTCGACTGGTGGAGGTACCTCAGATGCAGGACGTTCCTGTGGACGTCAACGTCAATCTGCAGGACAGACTGGCAGGTGTCACCGACATCCTCACCCGAATATCCAAACTGGTCCTGGAGGACCTGGTAAAGGCCATGGACACTGCTATCGGACAGGACAAGCAAG GATCTCCTCAGGATAAGAAGCCCACGCTGGCCGTCGTGCCAAGCCCTGCCACCCCCTCCTACCCCGGGGGCCGAGAGGGACTCAGTGAGT ATCGCTGTTCACTGACCTTCGACCCCCGAACGGCCAACTCCCACCTGCAGCTGTCGCTCAGCAACCGCCGGGCGGAGCACCTGACGACGGGGCCGCGGCCGGTGCCGGTGGACAAGGCGCGTTTCGACCACACCTGGCAGGTGCTGTGCCACGAGGGCTTCCACCGCGGACGCCACTACTGGGAGCTGGAGGTGTCCAAGCCCTGGGCCTACCTGGGCGTCACCTACCAGGCCATCCCGCGCAAGGAGAAGGGCAAGCAGTGCATGGTGGGCATGAACGAGCTCTCCTGGAGCCTGCAGCTGGACGAGCGGCAGCTGAGCGCCTGGCACGCCGGCCGCCGGGAGACGGTCGCCGCGGCGACGCACCACCCGCCGCACCTGCCGCTGCGCGTGGGCATGCTGCTGGACTACGAGGCGGGCACGCTGACCTACTACGGCGAGGGGCAGGCGCGGCTCCACGCCTTCCACTGCGCCTTCTCCCAGGAGCTGTTCCCCGCCTGCTGGATCGGAGAGGGCGTCAGCGTCACGCTCTGCCCGCCCTGA